Genomic window (Pseudomonas xantholysinigenes):
GATGCGCCGCTACGAGCGATGCATCCGAACCTGAAGATCGAGGCGCCGATTCGGCTGGCCCAGGCGGAACACGACAGCCGGGTCAGTGTCGGCAACACCCGGGAGCTGAAAGACCAGCTGAACGCTACCAATCAGGGCGATACCCCCGGTGTGCCGGTGTGCTACGAGGAATATGCCACGGTCGAAGCTGCCGATGATCCCCGTCTTGGCGATCACTTCGGCATTCTGAAGACCGACATCGCGCCGATGACCCGCTGGCTTGGGGAGCGCTTGCGCGGTGCGCCGCCGCGTGTCTGTGGTGTCGGCGAACAGGCGCGGGTTCAGCGCAACAGGCTGCGTGCGTCCAGCAATTCGGCGATATCCAGTTCGGTGCCATAGGGCAGCCCCAGGTGCCGATAGGCCGGCACTGCCGCCAGCGGCCGGCTGCGCCCGCGCTGGCTGATGCAGCGGGCGATCTGCACGATATCGATGTAGTCGATCTGGTCGGTGCGCCGGTCAAGGTCCTGCACCTGGCCGGGCAGGGTGATCAACTGCTCGGGAAATTCCCAGGCGCTGAGGATCTTGTCGCCCAGCACCGGCTGGATCTGCTCGATCACGTAGTGCAGGCAGACCGGGTCCGAGAGCAGCTCGTTATGTTCTTCGGCATAGATCAGCACTGGCAGGGCGCCGATCTGGTGCACCAGGCCGCCAAGGGTGGCCTGGTCGGGCTTGAGCTGGGTGTAGCGGCGGCACAGTTCATAGCTGATGCCCGCGACTTCCAGGCTGTTGGCCCAGATATCCCGTAACTTTTGTTCGACAGCCGGCGCCCGGGCATGGAAGATCTGCTCGATCACCAAGCCGATGGCCAGGTTGCAACTGTAGTTGATGCCCAGGCGGGTGATGGCCGTATGCAGGTCGGTGACTTCGACGGCGGCGCGCATCAGTGGGCTGTTGACCACCTTGATCAGGCGTGCCGACAGGGCCGCGTCGCGGCCGATCACCTTGCTCAGCGCGGATACGCTGATATCGCTGTCCTCGGCGGCTTCGCGGATGCTCAGGGCGACTTCCGGCAGGGTCGGCAGGACCAGGTCGTCCTTGTCGATGGCGGCGAGCAATTGCGCCTGGACCATTTCGGCCAGCTTGTTCATGAACGTCTCTACGGCAATGGTGGTGCGGCCCCGCCGTCATGGCGGGGCGGGCTGGTCAGCGCTGGATTTCCCGGTCGCGGTCCAGTTCGTAAGGCAAGTCGAGCAGTTGCAGGCGCGGGCCTTCCAGGCTGCCCAGGTGCAGGTTGTCATCGGCTACCGCCTCGGCGCTGAGCACCGCCAGCAGTTCGACGGCGTCGCCGGTGCTGGCGCCGAACACCACCTCGCCGACCGAGGAACCATGGGTCGGCGAGAAGATCTCGGCGCCCGGCTGGGGTACCGCTGTCTCGGCCAGCGCCAGGCGATACTGACGACGCTTGAGCTTGCCTAGGTACTGCATGCGCGCGACGATTTCCTGGCCGGTATAGCAGCCTTTCTTGAAGCTCACGCCGTCGACGGCCTGCAGGTTGATCATCTGCGGGATGAACAGCTCGCGCGTCGGGCCCATGACCTGGCCGATGCCGGCGCGCACCTGGCCGAGCAGCCAGTCGTTGAGCGTGCCCTCGGGCAGCGTGGCGGCCAGTTTCTCGTGCACCGCGGCAGCCTGGTCGGCAGGCACCCACAGTTCGACCCGACCGGCCGAGGCACGGACGGCAATCAGCCCATCATGACGGACGGTCGCGCCGGCCTCTTCCGCCACGCACAGGTTCAGCGCCTGCAGGGCGGCATCGCCCTGCTGCAGGCCGAAACGTGCCCAGGCGGCGCTGTCGTCGGTCAGCGTGGCCTTGGAGAACACCGCGTACTTCTTCAGGTCGGCCAACTGCGCCTCGAGCAGTTCGCTGGCCATGGCCAGCAGGTAGCCGTTGCCCTCGGGCAGGATGCGGAAACTCGACTGCATGCGGCCCTTGACCATGCAGCGGGCGCCAAGGCCGGCATGCTGGTCGCTGAGGTAATTGAGGTTGCAGGTCAGCTGGCCCTGCAGGAACTTGCCGGCGTCGGAGCCGCGGACGGCGAGGATGCCCTCATGGGAGAGGGAACAGAAGAAAGCGGAATCGGCCATGGGTCATCGCGGTAGCTAGAGACTGGCGGCCATCATAGAACGCCAGTAACAAAATAGGTAGGTGACTAGACCAACGCCTTGTGCCGCTTCGTACGCCGCGCGGTATACTGCGCGCCCACTCGAGGAGGGCCCCATGGTCGAACAAACTGAACTCAACCGGCTTTTCTGGCACAGCCGCCGTGGCATGCTGGAACTGGACGTGCTGCTGGTACCCTTCACCCAGGAAGTCTATCCGAGCCTGAGCGAAGCCGACCGCGAGCTGTACCGTCGCCTGCTGGCCTGTGAAGACCAGGACATGTTCGGCTGGTTCATGGAGCGCACCGAGTCGGAAGATCCGGAGCTGCAGCGGATGGTCCGCATCATCCTGGACCGTGTCCAGCCCAAGTGAAGTATTCGAGTGCCGTTGGCAGGGCTCGCGCCTGCTGCTGACGGCCTACCTTGCCGGCCAGGTGCTGGCGCTGTTGACGCTCGCTGTCGTCGCCTTGCCGGTCTGGCTGTGCGGCTTGTTGGTGATCGCTTGTCTGGCCCACGCCTGTTGGGTCGTTCCCCGTCGAATTCTGTTGACCCATCCCCAGGCCATTACCGGCTTGCGCCGAGACCCGCGTGGTTGGTGCCTTTACAGCCGCGCGGTGGGATGGCAGCCGGTAAGGTTGTGTCGTGACAGTGTGGCGCTGCCGGGGCTGGTGGTGTTGCGCTTCGTGCGCAAGGGGCGGTGGTGGAGCGAAGGGCAGTGCATCCCGGGGGATGCACTGGGGCATGAGCAGCATCGGCGCTTGCGGGTGCGGCTGAAATTCAGCCGGCGGCGTTGGGCCGAAGTGCCGGGGTGATGCGTCACCGCGGAGCCTGTTTCGCCAGCAAGGCTGGCGCCTACAGGGTGGGGGTGAGGACGGTGTCCACGGCTTCGGGCAGCATGCCTGGATAATCCAGGGTGTAATGCAACCCTCGGCTCTCCTTGCGCTGCATCGCCGAGCGGATCATCAATTCGGCCACCTGGGCCAGGTTGCGCAGCTCGATCAGGTCGCGGCTGACCTTGTAGTTGCTATAGAACTCGTCGATTTCGTCCAGCAGCAACCTCACTCGGTGCTCAGCGCGCTGCAGGCGTTTGCTGGTGCGCACGATGCCGACATAGTCCCACATGAATCGCCGTAGTTCGTCCCAGTTGTGCGCGATGATCACATCTTCGTCCGAGTCGGTGACCTGGCTCGCATCCCAGCAGGGCAGGGCGCGGGGCATGTTGACTTCACCAAGGTGCGCCTCGATGTCAGCGGCGGCGGCGCGGCCATACACAAAGCATTCGAGCAACGAGTTGCTGGCCATGCGGTTGGCGCCATGCAGGCCGGTAAAGCTGGTTTCGCCAATGGCGTACAAGCCGGGCACATCGGTGTGGCCGCGCTCGTCGACCATCACTCCGCCACAGGTGTAGTGGGCGGCGGGCACCACCGGGATCGGTTGGCGGGTGATGTCGATACCGAAGGTCAGGCAGCGCTCGTAGACCGTGGGGAAGTGGCTCTTGATGAAGTCGGCGGGCTTGTGGCTGATGTCCAGGTACACGCAGTCCACGCCCAGGCGCTTCATCTCGTGGTCGATGGCGCGGGCGACGATATCCCGTGGCGCCAGTTCCTCGCGAGGGTCGAAGCGCGGCATGAAACGCTCGCCATTGGGTAGGCGCAGCAGCGCGCCCTCGCCGCGCAGGGCCTCGGTGATCAGGAAGCTCTTGGCTTGCGGGTGGTACAGGCAGGTCGGGTGGAACTGGTTGAACTCAAGGTTGGCCACTCGACAGCCGGCACGCCAGGCCATGGCGATGCCGTCGCCGCAGGCCCCATCGGGGTTGCTGGTATAGAGGTAGACCTTGGCCGCGCCGCCAGTGGCCAGCACGGTGAAGCGAGCGCCGAAGGTGTCGACCTCGCCGCTGTTGCGGTTCAGCACATAGGCGCCCAGACAGCGTTCGCCGTCCAGGCCCAGGCGCCGCTCGGTAATCAGGTCGACCGCCACGTGTTGCTCCAGCAGTTCGATGTTCGGACGCTGGCGTGCCTGGTCGAGCAGGGTCTTGAAGATCGCCGCGCCAGTGGCGTCGGCGGCGTGGATGATGCGCCGGTGGCTGTGGCCGCCTTCGCGGGTGAGGTGGAATTCGAAACCGCCATCGTCGACGCTGTAGTGCTCGTCACGAGTGAACGGCACGCCCTGTTCGATCAGCCACTGGATGGCCTCGCGGCTGTGCTCGACGGTATAGCGCACGGCGTCTTCATGGCACAGACCGCCACCGGCGTTGAGGGTGTCCTCGACATGGGACTGCACGGTGTCGGTGTCGTCGAGCACCGCGGCGACGCCGCCCTGGGCCCAGAAGGTTGAACCGTTGGCCAGGTCGCCCTTGCTCAGCACGGCGATGCGCAGATGGCCGGGGAGGTTCAGTGCCAGGCTGAGACCGGCGGCACCACTGCCGATCACCAGGACATCATGTTGGAATTGTTGGCTCATGTCGGGACACTAGTAATCTTTGGAGGGGGCACGGCACAATAGTCGCGCGCAGATGGCACTGTGAAACTATCGTGAAAGCAGACCGGGATGCCTTTATAGCAGCCCCAGGTGCCTGATTTCCAATGGCGCTTGCGCGCGTGGCGACGATCTTTGTGGGAACTTTCCGATACCCCGGGAAATCCTATGAAGGCTGCCCGTACCTCACAGTTTGCCGAGGCGATGCAGGGCGGCAGCTCTATCTTGGGCTGACACCTGCGTACATGTAGACCAGATTATCGACGCAGCCGGCAGCGACCGCGCTGCGTCTTCCGTGCGAGCCGACCAAGGGCCGCAGGAAACTTGCTTGGAGGGGAGAACTTTTGCGCAAAGCCCGAGTCTATGGTTGCAAGCCTGAACGATGGCTGTTGCAACGCTCCTTCGAGACCACTGAGGAGTGTTCATGCTAACCCAGGAAGAGGATCAGCAGCTTGTCGAGCGCGTGCAGCGCGGCGACAGGCGAGCGTTCGATCTGTTGGTGCTGAAGTACCAGCACAAGATTCTCGGGTTGATCGTGCGTTTTGTCCACGACACCCATGAAGCGCAGGACGTGGCGCAGGAAGCCTTCATCAAGGCATACCGGGCGCTTGGGAATTTTCGCGGTGACAGTGCGTTCTACACCTGGCTGTACCGCATCGCCATCAACACGGCGAAGAACTACCTGGTATCCCGTGGAAGACGGCCACCAGACAGCGATGTGAGCTCCGAGGATGCGGAGTTTTACGACGGCGATCATGGTCTCAAGGATCTCGAGTCCCCAGAGCGCGCGTTGTTGCGGGATGAAATCGAAGGCACTGTCCATCGCACCATCCAGCAACTGCCGGAAGACCTGCGTACAGCATTGACGCTGCGCGAGTTCGATGGACTGAGTTACGAAGACATTGCCAGTGTCATGCAATGTCCGGTGGGTACCGTGCGCTCTCGAATCTTCCGCGCTCGGGAGGCCATAGACAAAGCCCTGCAACCGTTGTTGCAGGAAACCTGAGACAGCGGCGATAGCCAAGAGAGGAACCGCCATGAGTCGTGAAGCTTTGCAGGAATCGCTGTCCGCGGTGATGGATAACGAAGCGGACGAACTTGAACTGCGTCGCGTGCTGAATGCCGTCGACGACGCCGAAACCCGTGCCACCTGGTCGCGTTACCAGGTCGCGCGTGCCGCCATGCACAAGGAGCTGCTGCTGCCCAAGCTGGATATCGCCTCGGCGGTGTCCGCGGCGCTGGCTGACGAGGCCGTGCCGGCCAAGGTCAAGCAGGGTCCTTGGCGCAGCATTGGCCGCCTGGCCGTGGCCGCTTCGGTGACCGTTGCCGTGCTGGCCGGTGTGCGCTTCTACAACCAGGACGAGATCACGGGTGTCGAACTGGCCGCCCAGCAGCCTGCCCAGCAGGGGCTGAGCATGCCGCAGGCACAAGGCCCAGCCGTTTTGGCCGGCTATAGTGAAAGCAACGAGCAACCGACCGGGCCGATGGCCAACGGTGTGCTGCAGAACCAGGCCGGCTGGGATCAGCGTCTGCCAGGTTATCTGCGCCAGCACGCCCAGGAGTCCGCGCTGAAGGGCAACGAGAC
Coding sequences:
- a CDS encoding succinate dehydrogenase assembly factor 2, with protein sequence MVEQTELNRLFWHSRRGMLELDVLLVPFTQEVYPSLSEADRELYRRLLACEDQDMFGWFMERTESEDPELQRMVRIILDRVQPK
- the ygfZ gene encoding CAF17-like 4Fe-4S cluster assembly/insertion protein YgfZ translates to MADSAFFCSLSHEGILAVRGSDAGKFLQGQLTCNLNYLSDQHAGLGARCMVKGRMQSSFRILPEGNGYLLAMASELLEAQLADLKKYAVFSKATLTDDSAAWARFGLQQGDAALQALNLCVAEEAGATVRHDGLIAVRASAGRVELWVPADQAAAVHEKLAATLPEGTLNDWLLGQVRAGIGQVMGPTRELFIPQMINLQAVDGVSFKKGCYTGQEIVARMQYLGKLKRRQYRLALAETAVPQPGAEIFSPTHGSSVGEVVFGASTGDAVELLAVLSAEAVADDNLHLGSLEGPRLQLLDLPYELDRDREIQR
- the rpoE gene encoding RNA polymerase sigma factor RpoE, coding for MLTQEEDQQLVERVQRGDRRAFDLLVLKYQHKILGLIVRFVHDTHEAQDVAQEAFIKAYRALGNFRGDSAFYTWLYRIAINTAKNYLVSRGRRPPDSDVSSEDAEFYDGDHGLKDLESPERALLRDEIEGTVHRTIQQLPEDLRTALTLREFDGLSYEDIASVMQCPVGTVRSRIFRAREAIDKALQPLLQET
- the nadB gene encoding L-aspartate oxidase, encoding MSQQFQHDVLVIGSGAAGLSLALNLPGHLRIAVLSKGDLANGSTFWAQGGVAAVLDDTDTVQSHVEDTLNAGGGLCHEDAVRYTVEHSREAIQWLIEQGVPFTRDEHYSVDDGGFEFHLTREGGHSHRRIIHAADATGAAIFKTLLDQARQRPNIELLEQHVAVDLITERRLGLDGERCLGAYVLNRNSGEVDTFGARFTVLATGGAAKVYLYTSNPDGACGDGIAMAWRAGCRVANLEFNQFHPTCLYHPQAKSFLITEALRGEGALLRLPNGERFMPRFDPREELAPRDIVARAIDHEMKRLGVDCVYLDISHKPADFIKSHFPTVYERCLTFGIDITRQPIPVVPAAHYTCGGVMVDERGHTDVPGLYAIGETSFTGLHGANRMASNSLLECFVYGRAAAADIEAHLGEVNMPRALPCWDASQVTDSDEDVIIAHNWDELRRFMWDYVGIVRTSKRLQRAEHRVRLLLDEIDEFYSNYKVSRDLIELRNLAQVAELMIRSAMQRKESRGLHYTLDYPGMLPEAVDTVLTPTL
- a CDS encoding protein YgfX, which encodes MSSPSEVFECRWQGSRLLLTAYLAGQVLALLTLAVVALPVWLCGLLVIACLAHACWVVPRRILLTHPQAITGLRRDPRGWCLYSRAVGWQPVRLCRDSVALPGLVVLRFVRKGRWWSEGQCIPGDALGHEQHRRLRVRLKFSRRRWAEVPG
- a CDS encoding sigma-E factor negative regulatory protein, whose protein sequence is MSREALQESLSAVMDNEADELELRRVLNAVDDAETRATWSRYQVARAAMHKELLLPKLDIASAVSAALADEAVPAKVKQGPWRSIGRLAVAASVTVAVLAGVRFYNQDEITGVELAAQQPAQQGLSMPQAQGPAVLAGYSESNEQPTGPMANGVLQNQAGWDQRLPGYLRQHAQESALKGNETALPYARAASLENR
- a CDS encoding HDOD domain-containing protein, with the translated sequence MNKLAEMVQAQLLAAIDKDDLVLPTLPEVALSIREAAEDSDISVSALSKVIGRDAALSARLIKVVNSPLMRAAVEVTDLHTAITRLGINYSCNLAIGLVIEQIFHARAPAVEQKLRDIWANSLEVAGISYELCRRYTQLKPDQATLGGLVHQIGALPVLIYAEEHNELLSDPVCLHYVIEQIQPVLGDKILSAWEFPEQLITLPGQVQDLDRRTDQIDYIDIVQIARCISQRGRSRPLAAVPAYRHLGLPYGTELDIAELLDARSLLR